In Luteolibacter sp. Y139, a genomic segment contains:
- the rplX gene encoding 50S ribosomal protein L24, translating to MKTHVKKGDEVQIIAGAHKGKKGTVLSVDAEKGKVVVQGGRTIKKATRRSEKNPDGGIFEQDGPVHISNVKKLG from the coding sequence ATGAAGACTCACGTCAAGAAAGGCGACGAAGTCCAGATCATCGCCGGTGCCCACAAGGGCAAGAAAGGCACGGTCCTCTCCGTCGATGCCGAAAAAGGCAAGGTCGTCGTCCAAGGCGGACGCACCATCAAGAAGGCCACCCGCCGCTCCGAAAAGAATCCCGACGGCGGGATCTTCGAGCAGGACGGCCCCGTCCACATCTCCAATGTCAAGAAACTGGGCTGA
- the rplN gene encoding 50S ribosomal protein L14: MIQMESLVQVADNTGARSAKMIGVLGKRSRTAQVGDIITAHIRDSIPTASVKKGSVVKAVVVRTAFPIRRADGSVLRFDGNAIVIIDKDNNPKGTRIFGPVARELREKQFMKIVSLAPEVL; encoded by the coding sequence ATGATCCAGATGGAATCCCTTGTTCAGGTCGCCGACAATACCGGCGCCCGCTCTGCCAAGATGATCGGTGTTCTCGGCAAGCGCTCCCGCACCGCGCAGGTGGGAGACATCATCACTGCTCACATTCGCGACTCGATCCCGACCGCCTCGGTCAAGAAGGGCTCCGTCGTCAAGGCAGTGGTCGTCCGCACCGCTTTCCCGATCCGTCGCGCTGACGGCTCCGTCCTTCGCTTCGATGGCAACGCCATCGTCATCATCGACAAGGACAACAACCCGAAGGGCACCCGTATTTTCGGCCCCGTCGCCCGCGAACTGCGTGAAAAGCAGTTCATGAAGATCGTCTCGCTTGCACCCGAGGTCCTCTGA
- the rpsQ gene encoding 30S ribosomal protein S17, which yields MSEQQQQETAAHVRKTRVGVVTSNKMSKTLVVEHVARVPHPKFNKIVKRSKKYYVHDEKGEAQIGDKVRIVETRPLSKLKRWALEKVLSH from the coding sequence ATGAGCGAGCAGCAACAGCAGGAAACCGCCGCCCACGTCCGCAAGACCCGCGTCGGCGTCGTGACCTCCAACAAGATGAGCAAGACCCTGGTGGTCGAGCACGTCGCCCGGGTGCCCCACCCGAAGTTCAACAAGATCGTCAAGCGCTCCAAGAAGTACTACGTGCACGACGAGAAGGGCGAAGCCCAGATCGGCGACAAGGTCCGCATCGTCGAAACCCGCCCGCTTTCCAAGCTGAAGCGCTGGGCTCTCGAAAAGGTGCTCTCGCACTAA
- the rpmC gene encoding 50S ribosomal protein L29 has translation MAQTKFKDIKELSVKELESKLRDLKEEGFNLRLQKATGTLENSARIRVLRREAARVQTVLTQRKNA, from the coding sequence ATGGCTCAGACCAAGTTCAAGGACATCAAGGAGCTCTCCGTGAAGGAGCTCGAGTCCAAGCTCCGCGACCTCAAGGAGGAGGGATTCAACCTCCGCCTGCAAAAGGCCACCGGCACGCTTGAAAATTCCGCCCGCATCCGCGTGCTCCGCCGCGAGGCTGCCCGCGTCCAAACCGTGCTCACCCAGCGTAAGAACGCCTGA
- the rplP gene encoding 50S ribosomal protein L16, whose amino-acid sequence MPLMPKRTKFRKSHRGSRAGNAQRGTTVAFGDFGLQALDRGWMTNRQIEACRIAINRFLKRKGKVWIRIFPHKSITARPPETRMGKGKGAVEAWVAVIRPGNMLFEVAGVPESQAKEAMRLASYKLGLPTRFVVRNPHA is encoded by the coding sequence ATGCCCTTGATGCCCAAACGCACGAAGTTCCGGAAGTCGCACCGCGGCAGCCGGGCTGGTAACGCGCAGCGCGGAACCACCGTCGCCTTCGGTGACTTCGGTCTCCAGGCCCTTGACCGCGGCTGGATGACCAACCGCCAGATCGAAGCCTGCCGTATCGCGATCAACCGCTTCCTCAAGCGTAAAGGAAAGGTCTGGATCCGGATCTTCCCTCACAAGTCGATCACCGCCCGTCCGCCGGAAACCCGTATGGGTAAGGGCAAGGGCGCCGTCGAGGCCTGGGTCGCCGTGATCCGCCCCGGCAACATGTTGTTCGAAGTCGCCGGCGTGCCGGAGTCGCAGGCCAAGGAGGCCATGCGCCTTGCTTCCTACAAGCTCGGCCTTCCGACCCGCTTCGTCGTCCGCAACCCGCACGCCTGA
- the rpsC gene encoding 30S ribosomal protein S3, translating to MGQKVNPIGFRLAVSKDWRSKWFAAGKDYAEKLHEDLKIRGYMRQKLQFAALARVVIERAWNSVRVTLHTSRPGLIIGRKGSEIERMTKEISDICKGAQVKIDIVEIRKPELDAQLICEQVAVQLERRISFRRAMKRAVQTAMDFGAEGIRIRCAGRLGGADIARSEWYREGKVPLQTLRVPLDYGFAEARTVYGVIGIKCWVNKKEDDGSSPRPERGGDRRDRDNRGPRGPRGPRPPHGGGGPGNQQ from the coding sequence ATGGGCCAGAAAGTCAACCCCATCGGTTTCCGCCTCGCCGTTTCCAAAGACTGGCGCTCCAAGTGGTTCGCCGCCGGCAAGGATTATGCCGAGAAGCTCCACGAGGATCTCAAGATCCGCGGCTACATGCGCCAGAAGCTGCAGTTCGCTGCACTGGCCCGCGTGGTCATCGAGCGCGCTTGGAACAGCGTCCGCGTCACGCTCCACACTTCCCGCCCGGGCCTGATCATCGGCCGCAAGGGTTCGGAAATCGAGCGCATGACCAAGGAGATCTCCGACATCTGCAAGGGTGCCCAGGTGAAGATCGACATCGTCGAAATCCGCAAGCCGGAGCTCGATGCCCAGCTCATCTGCGAGCAGGTCGCCGTCCAGCTTGAGCGCCGTATTTCCTTCCGCCGCGCCATGAAGCGCGCCGTGCAGACCGCCATGGACTTCGGTGCCGAAGGCATCCGTATCCGTTGCGCCGGTCGTCTCGGTGGTGCTGACATCGCCCGCTCGGAGTGGTACCGCGAAGGCAAGGTGCCGCTTCAGACGCTGCGCGTGCCGCTCGACTACGGCTTCGCTGAAGCCCGCACCGTTTACGGCGTGATCGGCATCAAGTGCTGGGTCAACAAGAAGGAAGACGACGGCAGCTCCCCGCGCCCTGAGCGTGGCGGTGACCGCCGCGATCGTGACAACCGCGGCCCGCGTGGCCCGCGTGGTCCCCGTCCGCCCCACGGTGGTGGCGGCCCTGGCAACCAGCAGTAA
- the rplV gene encoding 50S ribosomal protein L22: protein MEVKSTTKYVRLSPKKARDVAREIQGLPVSSALDILTFTPKKAAFHINKTLKTAIADAENNFSLSAESLIVKEAVIGCGPVLKRFSPRAKGSAGGILKRTSHIFITLTEAPEGEGKKKKVNVSPKASKDA, encoded by the coding sequence ATGGAAGTCAAGAGCACCACCAAATACGTCCGCCTCTCTCCGAAGAAGGCGCGCGACGTCGCCCGTGAAATCCAAGGGCTGCCCGTGTCGAGCGCGCTCGACATTCTCACCTTCACTCCGAAGAAGGCCGCCTTTCACATCAACAAGACCCTCAAGACCGCGATCGCGGACGCCGAGAACAACTTCTCGCTGAGCGCCGAATCGCTGATCGTGAAGGAAGCCGTGATCGGTTGCGGCCCGGTTCTCAAGCGTTTCTCCCCGCGTGCCAAGGGTTCCGCCGGCGGCATCCTCAAGCGCACCAGCCACATCTTCATCACCCTGACCGAAGCCCCGGAAGGCGAAGGCAAGAAGAAGAAGGTCAACGTTTCCCCGAAGGCTTCCAAGGACGCCTGA
- the rpsS gene encoding 30S ribosomal protein S19 → MPRSLKKGPYIDQKLLAKIDTAAAAGDKKPIKTWSRASMVTPDFVGLNFAVHNGKTFVPVYVTENMVGHKLGEFAPTRLFRQHGGIGKK, encoded by the coding sequence ATGCCACGCTCTCTCAAGAAGGGTCCGTACATCGACCAGAAGCTTCTGGCCAAGATCGATACCGCTGCCGCCGCTGGCGACAAGAAGCCGATCAAGACCTGGAGCCGCGCCTCGATGGTCACTCCGGACTTCGTCGGCCTGAACTTCGCCGTGCACAATGGCAAGACCTTCGTCCCGGTGTATGTCACCGAGAACATGGTCGGCCACAAGCTCGGTGAATTCGCGCCGACCCGCCTGTTCCGCCAGCACGGCGGTATCGGCAAGAAGTAA
- the rplB gene encoding 50S ribosomal protein L2, whose product MPLKEFTPNTPSERYKVLPSFDEITKHKPEKSLLTPLKKSGGRNNTGRITTRHIGGGHKRHYRLIDFKRGKYDVAATVVGIEYDPNRTCRIALIQYKDGVKSYILAPAGLEVGATVTSGEKSAPKVGNAMPLKSVPLGTAIHNIELIPGNGGKVARAAGQQAVLSNREGGWALVKMPSGEIRRFNENCFCTIGTVGNRDHMNEVSGKAGRTRWQGVRPTVRGMCMNPVDHPNGGGEGKSKSGGGRQHLLSPWGHAKGQKTRKPKKVTSTFIVESRHSKKR is encoded by the coding sequence ATGCCTCTCAAGGAGTTCACACCCAATACCCCGTCTGAACGCTACAAGGTGCTTCCGTCCTTCGACGAAATCACCAAGCACAAGCCGGAGAAGAGCCTTCTTACCCCGCTCAAGAAGAGCGGCGGCCGCAACAACACCGGCCGTATCACCACTCGCCACATCGGCGGTGGCCACAAGCGTCACTACCGCCTGATCGACTTCAAGCGCGGCAAGTATGACGTGGCTGCCACCGTGGTCGGCATCGAGTATGATCCGAACCGCACCTGCCGCATCGCCCTCATCCAGTACAAGGATGGCGTGAAGAGCTATATCCTGGCCCCCGCTGGTCTGGAAGTCGGCGCGACCGTCACCTCCGGTGAGAAGTCCGCCCCGAAGGTGGGCAATGCGATGCCGCTCAAGAGCGTCCCGCTCGGCACCGCGATCCACAACATCGAGCTGATCCCGGGCAATGGCGGCAAGGTCGCCCGCGCCGCCGGCCAGCAGGCTGTGCTCTCCAACCGCGAAGGCGGCTGGGCACTGGTCAAGATGCCTTCCGGTGAAATCCGCCGCTTCAACGAGAACTGCTTCTGCACGATCGGCACCGTGGGCAACCGCGATCACATGAACGAGGTGTCCGGCAAGGCTGGCCGCACCCGCTGGCAGGGCGTCCGCCCGACCGTCCGCGGCATGTGCATGAACCCCGTCGACCACCCGAACGGTGGTGGCGAAGGCAAGTCGAAGTCCGGTGGTGGTCGCCAGCACCTTCTCAGCCCCTGGGGCCACGCGAAGGGCCAGAAGACCCGCAAGCCGAAGAAGGTCACCAGCACCTTCATCGTCGAAAGCCGCCACAGCAAGAAGCGCTAA
- the rplW gene encoding 50S ribosomal protein L23, whose translation MKDIYQVIKNVRLSEKATMLQETNNEVVLEVNRDANKLDIKRAVETLLGKKVAAVRTANFAGKAKRRRRADEGRTNHWKKAIVRLKEGETLDLV comes from the coding sequence ATGAAAGACATCTACCAAGTCATCAAGAACGTCCGCCTCAGCGAGAAGGCCACCATGCTCCAGGAGACCAACAATGAAGTGGTCCTGGAAGTGAACCGCGACGCCAACAAGCTCGATATCAAGCGCGCCGTCGAAACCCTGCTGGGCAAGAAGGTCGCTGCCGTCCGCACCGCCAACTTCGCCGGCAAGGCCAAGCGCCGCCGCCGTGCCGATGAAGGCCGCACCAACCACTGGAAGAAGGCTATCGTTCGCCTCAAGGAAGGCGAAACGCTCGACCTCGTCTGA
- the rplD gene encoding 50S ribosomal protein L4 produces MPAKTFTADAAQSANILLAEADKGAQAVHDLVTAYRANRRTGSANSKTRGEVRGNNKKIYKQKGTGNARHGDKRAPIFVGGGVVFGPRPRDYSKHVPKNVRKLALRRVLGDLVREETAKVLPSFSIADGKTKSFIAAVSADAEPKKVLIVAKSFDEKTYLSARNVAWAQLVTAESVNVEELLHANTVLLVEDALETLAKRTA; encoded by the coding sequence ATGCCCGCGAAAACTTTCACCGCTGACGCCGCGCAGAGCGCGAACATCCTGCTCGCTGAGGCCGACAAGGGCGCTCAGGCCGTGCACGATCTCGTGACCGCCTACCGCGCCAACCGCCGCACCGGTTCCGCCAACTCCAAGACCCGTGGCGAAGTCCGCGGTAACAACAAGAAGATCTACAAGCAGAAGGGCACCGGTAACGCCCGTCACGGCGACAAGCGTGCCCCGATCTTCGTGGGTGGTGGTGTCGTCTTCGGCCCGCGTCCCCGCGATTACTCGAAGCACGTCCCGAAGAACGTCCGCAAGCTCGCCTTGCGCCGCGTCCTCGGTGACCTCGTCCGCGAGGAAACCGCCAAGGTCCTTCCTTCCTTCTCCATCGCCGATGGCAAGACGAAGTCCTTCATCGCCGCCGTCTCCGCAGACGCCGAGCCGAAGAAGGTGCTCATCGTCGCCAAGAGCTTCGACGAGAAGACCTACCTCTCCGCCCGCAACGTCGCCTGGGCCCAGCTCGTCACCGCCGAAAGCGTGAACGTCGAGGAACTCCTCCACGCCAACACTGTGCTGCTCGTCGAAGACGCTCTCGAGACCCTCGCCAAGCGCACCGCCTAA
- the rplC gene encoding 50S ribosomal protein L3: MSLGLLGKKLGMTRLFDEKSQAMIPVTVIEVSGNTCLQVKTLEKDGYSAVQVGYGDKKEFRTDKPSLGHFKKHGSTPKYLIQEFRFPADQAAPETHTGLDTFTAGQWVDVIGTSKGRGFQGAVKRHGFGGLKMTHGSMMHRRTGAIGCRSTPGRVWKNQKMPGHMGDVPRTTQNLKVVAVRPEDGVILISGAVPGAKGSYVTVRPAKKKTAAA, translated from the coding sequence ATGTCTCTCGGACTTCTCGGCAAAAAGCTCGGTATGACCCGCCTCTTCGATGAGAAGAGCCAGGCCATGATCCCCGTCACCGTCATCGAAGTGAGCGGCAACACCTGCCTGCAGGTGAAGACCCTCGAAAAAGACGGCTACTCCGCTGTTCAAGTCGGCTACGGCGACAAGAAGGAGTTCCGCACGGACAAGCCTTCGCTCGGCCACTTCAAGAAGCACGGTTCCACTCCGAAGTATCTGATTCAGGAGTTCCGCTTCCCGGCTGACCAAGCCGCTCCGGAAACGCACACCGGTCTGGACACCTTCACCGCCGGCCAGTGGGTCGACGTGATCGGCACCAGCAAGGGCCGCGGTTTCCAAGGTGCAGTGAAGCGCCACGGCTTCGGTGGTCTCAAGATGACCCACGGATCGATGATGCACCGCCGGACCGGCGCCATCGGTTGCCGCTCCACCCCCGGCCGCGTCTGGAAGAACCAGAAGATGCCCGGACACATGGGCGACGTGCCACGCACCACCCAGAACCTCAAGGTCGTCGCCGTGCGCCCTGAGGACGGTGTGATCCTGATCTCCGGTGCCGTCCCCGGTGCCAAGGGCAGCTACGTCACTGTCCGCCCCGCCAAGAAGAAGACCGCCGCCGCCTGA
- the rpsJ gene encoding 30S ribosomal protein S10, whose product MENQKIRIRLRAFDHRAIDRSAAEIVETAKRTGAKVAGPIPLPTRIEKFSVNRSVHVNKKSAEQFEIRTHKRVLDIVDPTARTVDELKKLNLPAGVDIAIRI is encoded by the coding sequence ATGGAAAACCAGAAGATCCGCATCCGCCTGCGCGCTTTCGATCACCGCGCCATCGACCGCTCCGCCGCGGAGATCGTCGAAACCGCCAAGCGCACCGGTGCCAAGGTGGCTGGCCCCATCCCGCTTCCAACCCGCATCGAGAAGTTCAGCGTGAACCGCTCCGTGCACGTTAACAAGAAGTCCGCCGAGCAGTTCGAGATCCGCACTCACAAGCGCGTGCTCGACATCGTCGATCCCACCGCCCGCACCGTCGATGAGCTCAAGAAGCTCAACCTTCCCGCCGGTGTCGACATCGCCATCCGCATCTGA
- the fusA gene encoding elongation factor G, whose translation MSSTVNSPDRPYPLERTRNIGIAAHIDAGKTTLTERILFYTGMIHKIGEVHDGAATTDWMEQERERGITITSAAVTTKWFQREEEGVTKLFPKQEQRVNIIDTPGHVDFTAEVERSLRVLDGAIVVFDAVAGVQPQTETVWRQATKYHVPRIVFVNKMDRVGANFDNVVHEVKDKLGANAVRILIPIGAEDYLTGQIDVVNQKEVHFNDDDKFGSTYEVRELSADQKDLAEEAYSELVSAVADVDDVLGEKFLMEEPISTEELKQAIRRATIANKLVPVAGGSAFKNKGVQYLIDAVVDYLPSPLDIPAAVGMNPDNEEEKIEVHTSDNEKFCSLAFKLWADKFVGKLVFFRVYSGVIKKGDTVYNPRTRRSERVGRLIQIQADEHKDIDACYAGDIAAMVGIKNVTTGDTLAKEGYDVVLEPPTFPDPVISMAVEPKTKADQEKLALALARLSEEDPTFQVKTDEETGQTIISGMGELHLEIIVDRLKREFKVEANTGAPQIAYRETITGEANGDGKLVKQSGGRGQYGHVRLSVRPNEKGKGLTIENKIVGGEIPKDFHNAVFKGVRESMTNGIIAGYPVIDVHVDVLGGSFHEVDSNENAFTMAAIFAMKDAFKKAKAILLEPIMAVEVSTPDDYQGDVMGDLNRRRGQIQNLETKGKLAVIKANVPLKEMFGYSTDVRTISSGRASYSMTPSHFEQVPTNVLTQIVNDRGH comes from the coding sequence ATGTCTTCCACTGTCAACAGTCCCGATCGTCCGTATCCGCTTGAGCGGACGCGGAACATTGGGATTGCGGCGCATATCGACGCCGGGAAGACGACGCTCACGGAACGCATCCTCTTCTACACGGGGATGATCCATAAGATCGGCGAGGTGCACGATGGTGCCGCCACGACCGATTGGATGGAGCAGGAGCGCGAGCGCGGCATCACGATCACCTCTGCCGCTGTGACCACCAAGTGGTTCCAGCGCGAGGAGGAGGGCGTGACCAAGCTGTTCCCGAAGCAGGAGCAGCGGGTGAATATCATTGATACCCCCGGCCACGTGGACTTCACGGCCGAGGTCGAGCGCTCCCTGCGCGTGCTCGATGGAGCGATCGTCGTTTTCGACGCTGTCGCCGGGGTGCAGCCCCAGACCGAAACGGTCTGGCGCCAGGCGACCAAGTATCACGTTCCGCGGATCGTGTTCGTCAACAAGATGGACCGTGTCGGGGCGAACTTCGACAACGTCGTCCACGAGGTGAAGGACAAGCTCGGAGCGAATGCCGTGCGCATCCTGATCCCGATCGGTGCCGAGGATTACCTCACCGGTCAGATCGACGTGGTCAACCAGAAGGAAGTCCACTTCAACGACGACGACAAGTTCGGCTCGACCTACGAGGTCCGCGAACTCAGCGCCGACCAGAAGGATCTGGCTGAGGAGGCCTACTCCGAACTGGTGAGCGCCGTGGCTGATGTGGATGACGTTCTCGGCGAGAAGTTCCTCATGGAGGAGCCGATCTCGACGGAAGAGCTGAAGCAGGCGATCCGCCGCGCCACGATCGCGAACAAGCTGGTGCCTGTCGCCGGTGGTTCCGCCTTCAAGAACAAGGGCGTCCAGTACCTCATCGACGCCGTCGTCGATTATCTCCCGAGTCCGCTCGACATCCCGGCAGCCGTCGGCATGAACCCGGACAACGAGGAAGAGAAGATCGAGGTCCACACGAGCGACAACGAGAAGTTCTGCTCGCTCGCCTTCAAACTCTGGGCGGACAAATTCGTCGGCAAGCTCGTCTTCTTCCGCGTCTATTCCGGTGTCATCAAGAAGGGCGACACGGTCTACAACCCGCGAACCCGCCGCTCCGAGCGAGTCGGTCGCTTGATCCAGATCCAGGCAGACGAGCATAAAGACATCGATGCCTGCTATGCCGGCGACATCGCCGCGATGGTCGGGATCAAAAACGTCACCACCGGTGACACCTTGGCCAAAGAAGGCTACGACGTCGTTCTCGAACCTCCCACTTTCCCGGATCCCGTCATTTCCATGGCGGTTGAGCCAAAAACCAAAGCCGACCAAGAAAAGCTGGCCCTCGCATTGGCCCGCCTGTCGGAAGAGGATCCCACCTTCCAGGTCAAGACCGACGAGGAAACCGGTCAGACCATCATCTCCGGCATGGGCGAGCTCCACCTGGAGATCATCGTCGATCGCCTGAAGCGCGAGTTCAAGGTGGAGGCCAATACCGGCGCTCCCCAGATCGCTTACCGCGAAACCATCACCGGCGAAGCCAATGGTGACGGCAAGCTGGTCAAGCAATCCGGTGGCCGCGGCCAATACGGCCACGTTCGCCTCTCCGTCCGTCCGAACGAAAAGGGCAAGGGCCTCACGATCGAAAACAAGATCGTGGGCGGTGAAATCCCGAAGGATTTCCACAATGCCGTTTTCAAGGGCGTGCGCGAGTCCATGACCAATGGCATCATCGCCGGCTACCCGGTGATCGATGTGCACGTCGATGTGCTCGGCGGTTCGTTCCACGAAGTGGACTCGAACGAGAACGCCTTCACGATGGCCGCCATCTTCGCCATGAAGGACGCCTTCAAGAAGGCGAAGGCCATCCTCCTCGAGCCGATCATGGCCGTGGAAGTCTCCACTCCGGATGACTACCAGGGCGACGTGATGGGCGACCTGAACCGCCGCCGCGGTCAGATCCAGAACCTGGAAACCAAGGGCAAGCTCGCCGTCATCAAGGCGAATGTCCCGCTCAAGGAAATGTTCGGCTACTCGACCGACGTCCGCACCATTTCTTCCGGCCGCGCTTCCTACTCGATGACGCCCTCACACTTCGAGCAGGTGCCGACCAATGTCCTCACGCAGATCGTCAACGATCGCGGCCACTAA
- the rpsG gene encoding 30S ribosomal protein S7 → MSRRKRTFHKPDRRDSRYDSSLVGHLISKVMIDGKRSLAERIVYAAIDKASEGADTVDPLEIVTRAIENAKPRVEVKSRRVGGATYQVPLEVNPDRSESLALRWIVGYARGRKGTPMHVALSNELKDAANNQGSSVRKRDDVHKMAQANRAFAHFRW, encoded by the coding sequence ATGTCACGCCGCAAGCGCACTTTCCACAAGCCCGATCGCCGGGACTCCCGCTACGACAGCTCCCTCGTGGGTCACCTCATTTCGAAGGTGATGATCGACGGCAAGCGGTCCCTCGCGGAACGCATCGTCTATGCCGCCATCGACAAGGCGAGCGAAGGCGCCGATACCGTCGATCCGCTCGAGATCGTCACCCGCGCCATTGAGAACGCCAAGCCACGCGTGGAAGTGAAGAGCCGCCGTGTCGGTGGTGCTACCTACCAGGTTCCGCTTGAAGTGAACCCGGATCGTTCCGAGTCCCTCGCCCTGCGTTGGATCGTCGGATACGCCCGCGGTCGCAAGGGCACTCCGATGCACGTCGCTCTCTCGAACGAGCTGAAGGACGCCGCCAACAACCAAGGCTCGTCCGTCCGCAAGCGCGACGACGTGCACAAGATGGCCCAGGCCAACCGCGCCTTCGCCCACTTCCGCTGGTAA
- the rpsL gene encoding 30S ribosomal protein S12: MPTINQLVRKGRQTPIEKSKSPAMSNCPQRRGVCLQVMTRTPKKPNSALRKVAKVRLTNGYEVIAYIGGEGHNLQEHSIVLVRGGRVKDLPGVRYHIVRGSLDTLGVDKRRQSRSKYGAKRPKPGQPAAPAKGGKGGKK; this comes from the coding sequence ATGCCGACCATCAATCAGCTCGTCCGGAAAGGACGACAGACTCCGATCGAGAAATCGAAGTCTCCGGCGATGAGCAATTGCCCGCAGCGCCGCGGCGTCTGCCTTCAGGTCATGACCCGCACGCCGAAGAAGCCGAACTCGGCTCTCCGGAAAGTGGCGAAGGTCCGCCTGACCAACGGCTACGAAGTCATCGCCTACATCGGCGGTGAAGGCCACAACCTCCAGGAGCACTCCATCGTGCTCGTCCGTGGCGGTCGTGTGAAAGACCTTCCAGGTGTCCGCTACCACATCGTCCGTGGTTCGCTCGACACCCTCGGCGTCGACAAGCGCCGCCAGAGCCGCTCGAAGTACGGCGCCAAGCGTCCGAAGCCGGGCCAACCCGCAGCTCCTGCCAAGGGTGGCAAGGGCGGTAAGAAGTAA
- a CDS encoding DUF937 domain-containing protein — translation MKSTIMDSLVKSLGGLVTPEIAGKLAKFLGVDAGLVDKAMKILSALAVGSMARKVATPAGAAAAFQALPQKEEPGLLSSLASAFKGNIPDMTAADKMQSMFGGGVNSMVSALSKKLGFDLTPLAGMIVPMVGQHFAKTAKEQGLDATGFARMLQAGNDEFQKDPANAEVAGLVRLAMTVGDQAEAVRSRFTPEELEEIHIAPMAAYCLVAKASPSGIKGSMDEMKAAHQVSVELLKDVAPISLLGTVFGGGLTSHEAEELKREVEAEDQLVETIRHGTAVMKTKAPAEVDTFRRLVNDVARNVAEASKEGGFLGFGGKKVSDKEKAAMERVAAALV, via the coding sequence ATGAAATCCACTATTATGGACTCCCTCGTGAAATCGCTCGGTGGGCTCGTGACACCGGAGATCGCCGGCAAGCTGGCGAAGTTCCTCGGCGTTGATGCCGGGTTGGTCGACAAGGCAATGAAGATCCTCAGTGCCCTGGCCGTCGGAAGCATGGCTCGCAAGGTTGCCACGCCCGCAGGGGCAGCGGCCGCTTTCCAAGCCCTGCCACAGAAAGAAGAGCCCGGACTGCTTTCCTCACTGGCGTCGGCCTTCAAGGGGAACATCCCCGACATGACCGCGGCGGACAAGATGCAGTCGATGTTCGGCGGCGGGGTGAACTCGATGGTCTCGGCGCTCAGCAAGAAGCTGGGCTTCGACCTCACGCCGCTCGCCGGGATGATTGTCCCGATGGTCGGCCAGCATTTCGCCAAGACCGCGAAAGAGCAGGGGCTGGACGCCACTGGCTTCGCCCGGATGCTCCAGGCGGGGAATGACGAGTTCCAAAAAGATCCCGCCAATGCCGAGGTCGCCGGTCTCGTCCGCCTGGCCATGACGGTGGGGGATCAGGCGGAGGCCGTCCGTTCCCGCTTCACGCCCGAGGAGCTGGAAGAAATCCACATCGCGCCGATGGCAGCCTACTGTCTGGTCGCGAAGGCCTCGCCGTCCGGCATCAAGGGCTCGATGGACGAAATGAAGGCCGCCCACCAGGTCAGCGTGGAGCTGCTGAAGGACGTGGCACCGATTTCCCTGCTCGGGACCGTCTTCGGCGGCGGCCTGACCTCGCACGAGGCGGAAGAGCTGAAGCGGGAGGTCGAAGCCGAGGACCAGCTGGTGGAAACCATCCGCCACGGGACCGCGGTGATGAAAACCAAGGCCCCGGCCGAGGTGGACACCTTCCGGCGGCTGGTCAATGACGTCGCCCGGAATGTCGCCGAGGCCAGCAAGGAAGGCGGCTTCCTCGGATTCGGCGGGAAAAAGGTGAGCGATAAGGAAAAGGCAGCGATGGAGCGGGTCGCGGCTGCGTTGGTCTGA
- a CDS encoding peroxiredoxin: MKPLQLLAAIVAPIGLAIAAAGAEPIDVGAALPTITAKNQDGQEVKLAEAGAGGFTLVYFYPKADTPGCTKQACSLRDAYATLTDKKVKVFGVSMDDVAAQKAFQEKYKLPFPLLADKEAKVADAFGVPHAAGFAKRQAFLFKDGKLVWRDLAAATDQQAADVLKQIEK; this comes from the coding sequence ATGAAGCCACTCCAATTGCTCGCCGCCATTGTCGCTCCCATCGGTCTCGCCATTGCCGCTGCCGGGGCCGAGCCCATCGATGTCGGAGCCGCCCTGCCGACCATCACCGCGAAGAATCAGGACGGCCAGGAAGTGAAACTCGCCGAGGCCGGTGCCGGCGGCTTCACCCTCGTCTACTTCTACCCGAAGGCGGATACCCCCGGCTGCACCAAGCAGGCCTGCTCGCTCCGCGACGCCTACGCCACCCTCACCGACAAAAAGGTGAAGGTCTTCGGCGTCAGCATGGACGACGTGGCGGCCCAGAAGGCCTTCCAAGAGAAATACAAGCTCCCCTTCCCGCTCCTCGCCGACAAGGAAGCCAAGGTCGCCGACGCCTTCGGGGTGCCCCACGCCGCGGGTTTCGCGAAACGCCAGGCCTTCCTCTTCAAGGACGGCAAGCTGGTCTGGCGCGATCTCGCCGCAGCCACCGACCAACAGGCGGCTGACGTGCTGAAGCAGATCGAAAAGTAA